CGCCACATTTTCACGTGGAGGATTATGGGTAAACGGACAATTTCTGCTCAGCTAAACCGAAGCCAACGCCGAATCAGACGTCCCTGAACGTACCGCTCAAACAAACAGAAGGTCACCTAGAAGCTGGAGCGTCAGTGTGGCtccaaggtcaaaggtcaaggtcatctctgCTGACAGTCTGTCCTCTGTGTGTTCTGTGCAGGTTTTAGGGTTTGAGGTGGACTCCATCAACTCCGTCCAGTTCTCCAACCACACAGGTGAGACGGCTGCAGCGTGTCTGGTGTGGAGTGATGCGTGCGCTGTGGCGTGATGCGTGTGCGGCGCTGTAATGGGAGAGTGTAGGTGTGAATGACTCAGCGGCATCGTGATGAAGTGCTCGCCACCGTTAGACAGGAGTCTGTGTTCAGGCTAATGACTCCACAGCTGGGGGAGTCCAGCTTTGGATGAGTtgtctcccccccacccccaatgaCATCAGAGCGAGCGTcaaaagggggaggggggtgcagGGAgcagccattcattcatttggtcTATCCATGAACACTGTTTGGctctgtttgacctttgacaccTTGAAAGTGAACACTGCTGGTGCTGTTagctttttttaatatcttgGTTAAACAGGTGCAGAGGCTCAATAATTACCAAAAGACAGGATTCCAATAGAACACGTCATTGTGGgcagtatttttttattgcgTAGGTCTATCTACTGTCCTCTATCTGAGAATTCTTTATATATACAGTTGATGCCGATGTACCAGGCATGAGCCCATAttacacaaaaaattaaataatatccCCACGGGATACGTTAggtttccatccatctattAACTGTGTACATTTTCTGGTCATGTTCTGAGTTTACGCTGATGATGCACTGAATGGAATCAACCAGGGGTACATCGTCTGCATGGAAGCTGACAGCCAGCCTCaagcacattttaaatgatCTTTAGTCAGTTTGACTGAATGATCTTAATGTGGGAAAAGGCTCACATAAATAAGTGGAGGTGAATAATGCATTCTAGGAGGTAGAACATGTCCTCAGGTGGGCATACTTTTCCTCTTAGTAAGTTCCAGATCTGTCCATGAGCTCTGGAGTTAAGCTGAATGTCGGCTTGTTGTGTCAAAATGTCATCTTTACCTCCAGATGGGTTGAGGTGACACAGGGCTGCAATTTCTGATGTGAGTACATAAATGTAGTGACTGGCTCaagcaaaaaaatgtcttgaaagtGTTTGTCAATCTGCTCTGTGCAGCATGGACTGTTGGCTATCACACAGGACTTCCCTTGGATCTCCAGCTCTGACACCAGGTTCTGGAAGTTTAACaaatcaaaaagaaagaaagaaaagaaataacttTCTGAACAACTGGCTTTTTAGTTCCTTCagcttttctctttctcagctCAGTTTTCAGCACAAAGTCGATGTCGTACTTTCTGTGAACAGATGAGGCGAACTCACCTCGAAAATGTCATAGTGTAAAATAAGTCCTCCTCCCATTCCTTATGAAGGTAttaagattttaatttctttcttggTCCTGCTCCCCAACTCATGTTTATAATTCTACTGAAGTTTAAGACAAAAAAGGCTTATAATTGTAGGTAACCTGCTggctaacttcctgtttgtgtagtTAGCATTGTGTTTGTGCGTACCCAAGGAGCAAAATTCAAGATGTTGATGTTATTAATGTCATACAATCTGCCCTACTGTCGGGATTGGCCGGTCGATTGCGATAGACATGATGAGCACCCATAATCTAGAGGATAAGGAATGTGTACAGGTCGTCCTCAAGATAGGAACGTTCGATTTACACTCATAGATACAAACGACAGTGTCACAATGACCTGCTGCTTTGTACACAATTCAATGGTTTGTTCCTGATGATCAGAGTTGGTGGTGAAAGGTTTCCTCTACTATCTTGTCATGTCCAGGTTTGTGAATgagtacccccccacccccgttaCAGGTCCAGCTTCATGTTGTTCATGAACTCTGGATGAATCAGCTGAGCGCTGTGGTGGTTGTTTCTTCATGATGGGTCAGAGTAACACGCGTGTGGCTGGGGAGTGAAGCACGTTAACAAACATGAAGACAGTGACCCAAACTCCTTCCGCCTGGGACGTCCAGGTCTGTGCAGTTCAGTTCAAGCAGGAGGCGTTTGGTTTGGAACCAGCCCGGTCTGACACGGTCGGTTCTTTTTGGAGACCGGCGATGTTGAGTGGACGAATGGTGAAGATGATCGTGTTTCAGAGGGGAGTGTGGAACGAGATTGATCTGTGAGGACGTTCAGAAATCAGACCTGGAATCAGAAATCAGACCTGGACTCAGAAATCAGACCTGGAATCAGAAATCAGACCTGGACTCAGAAATCAGACCTGGACTCAGAAATCAGACCTGGAATCAGAAATCAGACCTGGACTCAGAAATCAGACCTGGACTCAGAAATCAAACCTGGACTCAGAAATCAGACCTGGAATCAGAAATCAGACCTGGAATCAGAAATCAGACCTGGCACATGGATTCACTGaattccttttcattttaagaCGTTGGCCGACATTGAAAGTGATGTGAGTGTCTGAGAGGCTGAATGCAGAGGAAGAGACGGAGATGATGGAGGGAAAGACGGGGGAGTGGATGATGCGACAGCAGCAAATGACGCTTATCTGCaggccagccccccccccaccccccagtttGTCTGTcgctgtctttctctttctgataCATTCACGGACCGGCTGCTCATCTCTCTTTCTTACCCCCCTTTGGCTTTCTCCCAGCTTGTTACTTGGCAACCagaaccccccctcccacccccacaaacacaccatgTGACTAGGCTGTGACTCACCTGGAGCTGCGACATCATTGGCCTGCAGCAAACATGTCATACGCACAGACACGCAGTTACTTTAGCATTCGCCAcatacccaaacacacacaaatacacacacacacacacacacacacgagaatctactgtgtgtgtgtgtgagtttgtgtgtttctttcttttgcgTGAGCGCTGAAGACAAGACATCCAGCAAAGGGTTATGGGTAGTATCCAAGCATTAACCGccacaggccccgcccccacacgCGAGGCTCCATCTCtattgaccaatcagaaactAAAGACGGTCTCCTGAACTGCAGACAGGAAGGATCCGTCTGTGTTTAGTGACTGAGATGAATGTTTACAGTTATTTATCACTTCAGAAGAACAACGAAGGTTATAAGactagactgtgtgtgtgtgtgtgtgtgtgtgtgtgtgtgtgtgtgtgtgtgtgtgtgtgtgtgtctgtgtgtgtgtgtcctctgcagGCTACTCTCACTGGAAGGGTCAGGTGCTGACGGCCGACGAGCTCCATGTTCTCTACGAGGGAATCAAACTGAACAACGTGCACCAGTACGACTACGTGCTGACAGGTCAGGTGATCACCAACGCACACGCGGggctccgcccccctcccctATAGGTCCTcatgtgtgttgttggtgtgcgTTGCGTTCAGGGTACACCAGAGACACGTCCTTCctggagatggtggtggatATCGTCCAGGAGCTGAAGAGAGCCAACCCCAACCTGGTGTACGGtgagtgacctctgacccctgagcCGTCATGCCGCTGCAGCCGATCCGTTGGTGTTCATCCCgactctccctctcttttcagTTTGCGACCCCGTCCTCGGTGATCACGGATCTATGGTGAGACGATCTGTTTGTGCAGCTgtgccctctgattggctgcgctCATCATGTAGAGACAAGATGTGTTCTGACTCTCAGCtgttctctgattggacagTACGTTCCTCAGAACCTTTATCCAGTCTATAAGAACAAGGTGGTTCCCGTCGCTGACATCATCACTCCAAACCAGTTCGAGGCCGAGTGAGTGATTTCACcattattcacacacatctcattTCACACACTCAGATCAGAATCCAGCAGTTTCATCTCAACGCGTTCAGACAGAACCATTAAATTACTttacatcacatgtgtcaaacacaaggcccgggggccaaatggccctccacatcattttctgtggcccgcaagagcagtaaaggtcagagtgtctcaaaataaataggtcaaaagtgtgctttgaccaaactacattacccacaatgtaGTAATTAAACCCTTTTAAACCATTTTATATTAACTTGtttcctaacttgtgtctgatgttatttttcttcattgattgatagtttgatccttgattgatggagttctgtgggtttaataacctgacaaattaaaaggattcatgttagaacagagaaacaaacatgttttttctgtctaactgtaatgtttggaactagaatcagtcagaaattcagttatttaacattaaggagtacaGTGTGTCCTCGCAcatcacgacttcacctcattgcggatttttggtaggcagtcacatgataccgtatgcgcattctattggctgacagcatccagaagtgtgctatgttccgtgagtctcggacttcagtgagacacaaaaccactttaaacagtctatcagtgttgtaaaggtaatacagatagaaggtggtttaatatcagtatggtggGGTTCTTAAATGCTTAAATTAacgttaataataaaataaagagtttgCCTCTCTATCACTGGATTCGTTAATCGCTTGTCGTTCCTggacgcattaaccacgaggaacgagggattactgtattttgttctCCTCAACCAGGTTGCTCCTCCTAGTGGTGAATACGTGTCACTGCAGAACCAGAGAGGGTTTGTTTGTCTCCTTCTGGTTGTAACAATGGGTTCTATCATTATTGATCGTGTTTGTCTCCTTCTGGTTCAGGTTGTTGACGGGGAAGAACATCAGCACAGAGAAGGACGCTGTGGAGGTAACCAGTCGCCCCGGCGGCTCCTCtggggtttttatttctttgtaaatCTTCCTCTGGCTCTCTCCAGGTGATGGACCTGCTCCACGCTATGGGCCCGGACACGGTGGTCATCACCTCCTCTGACCTGCCCCCCCGACTAGGAGACCGCTTCCTGGTGTCGCTGGGCAGCCAGCGCCACGGTACGTGACCCCCGAGTTAGCGTGTGGATCCGCTAACGAGAGCAGCCGACCAATAGAAACCCTTCCCGTGTTGCGTGTGTGTTCCCGTGTTTAGTTCGTCCCGACGGCAGCAGAACCACACAGAGGGTCCGGATAGAGGTCCCCAAGGTGGACGCCGTGTTCGTGGGGACCGGAGATCTGTTTGCTGCTATGCTCCTAGCGTGGACACACCACTACCCCAACGACCTGAaggtacctgtgtgtgtgtgtgtgtgtgtgtgtgtgtgtgagatgattATTTGTTGGGCATATCTCGTTGATGGAACACCACGGCCCGCCCTAATCTGCCTCTAGTTGTCATATCTGTGTTAGAAACGCATTGTCATGATgatctgggggtgggggttcgtGGCGTCGCTCAAACACACGTTTGATCCGTGAACCTGATGGCGGGTTTCTCTCTGGTTCCTCCTCAGACGGCCTGTGAGAAAACGTTCTCGGTGATGCATCACGTCATCCAGAGGACCATCTCCTACGCTCACGGTAAGGATAGCTGCGCCGctgcgttagcattagcattagcatcagcgCCCACTCATGATAAACAGATCCtgtagagcaggggtgtcaaactaattttcaccgggggccacatcaacataatggctgtcctgaaagggccagatgtaactactaaatgtaactgctccttaatgtaactaataaatgtaactaaatgtaactcagtgtaatgtaactaaatgtaactactccttaatgtaactaataaatgtaactaaatgtaactcagtgtaatgtaactaaatgtaactactccttaatgtaactaataaatgtaactaaatgtaactcagtgtaatgtaactaaatgtaactactccttaatgtaactaatgtaactaaatgtaactcagtgtaatgtaactaaatgtaactactccttaatgtaactaataaatgtaactaaatgtaactcagtgtaatgtaactaaatgtaactactccttaatgtaactaataaatgtaactaaatgtaactcagtgtaatgtaactaaatgtaactactccttaatgtaactaataaatgtaactaaatgtaactcagtgtaatgtaactaaatgtaactactccttaatgtaactaataaatgtaactaaatgtaactcagtgtaatgtaactaaatgtaactactccttaatgtaactaataaatgtaactaaatgtaactcagtgtaatgtaactaaatgtaactactccttaatgtaactaatgtaactaaatgtaactcagtgtaatgtaactaaatgtaactactccttaatgtaactaataaatgtaactaaatgtaactcagtgtaatgtaactaaatgtaactactccttaatgtaactaataaatgtaactaaatgtaactcagtgtaatgtaactaaatgtaactactccttaatgtaactaataaatgtaactaaatgtaactcagtgtaatgtaactaaatgtaactactccttaatgtaactaataaatgtaactaaatgtaactcagtgtaatgtaactaaatgtaactactccttaatgtaactaataaatgtaactaaatgtaactcagtgtaatgtaactaaatgtaactactccttaatgtaactaatgtaactaaatgtaactcagtgtaatgtaactaaatgtaactactccttaatgtaactaataaatgtaactaaatgtaactcagtgtaatgtaactaaatgtaactactccttaatgtaactaataaatgtaactaaatgtaactcagtgtaatgtaactaaatgtaactactccttaatgtaactaataaatgtaactaaatgtaactcagtgtaatgtaactaaatgtaactactccttaatgtaactaataaatgtaactaaatgtaactcagtgtaatgtaactaaatgtaactactccttaatttaactaataaatgtaactaaatgtaactcagtgtaatgtaactaaatgtaactactccttaatgtaactaataaatgtaactaaatgtaactcagtgtaatgtaactaaatgtaactactccttaatgttaaataactgaatttatgcCGCTCAGCCTGTAGGGGGTGCAGTTCAGCCTGTAGGGGGTGCAGTTCAACCTGTAGGGGGTGCAGTTCAGCCTGTAGGGGGTACAGTTCAACCTGTAGGGGGCGCCGCTCAGCCTGATCTGCCTTTACCGACGTCTGTGTTCCTCTGTCTCTCAGAGCTAGCCGGTCCCGGTCGGAGGCCCAGCCCCCCCCAGCTGGAGCTGAGGATGGTTCAGAGTAAAGCCGACATAGAGGACCCCGCTATAGTCACGGAGGCCACGGTCATAtcctaacaccccccccacgAGACTCATACTAACGTGTCTTCTCCTACCATCAACCTCTCAGATCCTGTAAGTCGCTAAATATATCATCACTGTAACCCCTGACTGTCTTCACCAgaccccccaacccccagaCCCCTTAGTAATGTAACCTCTTTAGCCCCCCCCACTTTACCCTTTAAGTCCTCAATGTCGTACCCCTTTTAACGGAGCCTTTAACACGTAACTTCCTGTCCCCGTGAGCCCTGCTGGGAACCCAGAGCCATGGATAGACAGTGGGGTCGGGTTGGACCCCCCCAGGCTGCGTTCTGTCCCGTCGGTGTGTTCAGGGACGGCTGCTAGCGTGCTAACGCTAGGGAAGCTTAAGGATGTAGACGTCCAGCATTTAAACGGTTGCTAGCGTGTTAACGCTAGGGAAGCTTAAGGACGTAGACATCCAGCGTTTAAACTGTTGCTAGCGTGCTAACGCTAGGGAAGCTGTGCTGTAAATATTGAAGAATACTGAGTCGTCGTTTGAACATCATTATGTCACTTCTTGGTGTGGTTTTGGCTCGAAGGGATCACGTTGAATTCTTTTATAAGGGCGCGCAATGAAGACtaattttctttattgattaattCTATTGATAAAAGTGTCAAAATTGACATATTGGAAGCATGAAATGTAACATTTCCTCTATATTTTATAGAATTAAAGCTAATATTATTCTCGTAGTAAAAGACTCTGCCAGATGAAGCTAACTAAATGCTTCACTAAAACGAAGCTCTGTTAGCCGTTAGCGGCTTCCAGCTGCTAACGCTTCTCCAAAACTCTACCTCCAGACTGTTGGGCTACGATACTGCCTCCGCCCCGCCCCCGCGCTGTTTATCTATGgctcctccccacccccacacccccgtcTTACAACAGTGATGTAATGGTGACTAAGTCTACTCCCCTAGAACCTTTGAAGAtctaacaaatgaaaaaaaacggaaaaaaaaacGCACAATGTATAGTTGATGTATAGATGTTGTACTATAACTGTAAGGACCATCGTGGTGATGCTACTGTACCATAGACCACATGCTCTACAATATCATCCAGCCCACAGATGGGTGGGTCGGTTCTGGTTCTACTGGAGGCCCCATTTGGGGGAGGGGTGTTAGTAATAGTCTAATgatctggaccaatcagaattcTGGGCCCCCCAGTAGGCCAGTGTTACTCTGTACCGCTGTTGTTTCTCTATGAACTGTACTGTGAAGACTGCCTTAGGAAcctgacatcatcaccacacTACTGCTCAccggggggtgagggggtgggtgggtttTAAATTCtgccttttatttcttttagctGGTGAATTATTTGGTTTTTagagttgcccccccccccccccccgtttgatTGCTTTCTTTTCCTGGACCCAAAGATTTTAAATTAGCAATCATAGAAAGAGAAACAAGCAGTTTatttaatcaaatcaatcagACGAACCACAAAATGATTTATCATCTGAGgccagaagtgtgtgtgtatgtggtgggGGGCAGACGTACACCCCCCAGTGGTGAACATGGACTTTTGTCATGTGGTTGTGCTGCTGATTGTCATATCATAACTGACTGACCTGTCCAACCGGCTTAGCTCTGctatcggtgtgtgtgtgtgtgtgtgtgtgtgtgtgtgtgtgtgtgtgtgtgtgtgtgtgttagggttgATTTGCGCACACatacacccccccacctccttgtACCCCTTGTGCGCCCCCCCCACAGAAACCACTGCTGGTCCGGCCCCCCCTCTCATGGACTCATCCTGTTCTGTTGTCAGTGGCCAAAACAAAAGAAGGAGATGTAATAATCATTGTTTGGTAAATGTTTTTAGTGCTATGTTTTTGGAAGTATTTTCTAACATGTTCCAATAAAAGATTGTAGTGTACAAAttcacatttataaaaaatataaatatatatatatatagatatatatgaGAAATGTATGTTCTAATGCAATAAAGACAGATGAAGAATTATGAACATCATCAGTCTGACTCTTATTGATGAGATTCTTTCTTTGGCCTTTAAAGAATTGCAGCTCTTTATTCCAGGAATGAATTTTCGGGTCTATTTTGCAGTTTCTGTGCCGTTAGAATGTACAGACTTGCAGACAGCAGGACTTTAAATCTGGCGATCGGCGCAGggctccccctcctccttcctgtctaTTTACATCAGTCGGTTCATTCTGCCTCGCAGGTAAACCAGAACAAGCTCCATCTCTTATTCTGACCTTCAAGCTCCACAGTAGAACAAACagccttacacacacacacacacacacacacacgctattaTTACACgctcattattatttaataatgaGTAATTGTGACACGATTGTCTTCATTTTGGGCTTGTGTGGAATCGTTGGAAGAGATCCTACGGCTTTGTCTTGTGTGCCGCTTAGGCGAACCGCAAACACTTCCACATCTGCATCAGTCAACACCAGCTCTGTTTGCTCTCTGGAGTCTGACTTGTGGGTTTGCAGGATGTACTGTGGACTCTTCAGTCTAGCAGGCAGCAGCTTGAGACCCAAGTTCTGTAAGTCCTTCAGGTCGAGTCCATAAGTCAGACTAGGTGGCGCCCAAGAGCAACGTGACCCCAAAGCAAGCGACTCAAAAATGACGCTACACATTTCCCTTCTTTGGTACTGAGATGGTAGAATGGGAGATGAGGGAAACACATCCAACacgtcagaaaaaaaaacctgtcctCCTCCCATTCCGTATGAAAGTGTTAAGATCTTGTTTTCTCACTTGGTCCAGCCTAAAAATTTAGGTAACTCCAATGTCTTGTTGTTGGTGACTCAGCACCGTGTGTGCACATGGGTAGTAACCTGAATTCCAGGAAAAAGTCAGATGTCatccatctgattggctgccctGTGTGTCAATCAGGTGACGGGATGGCTGATCTAATCTTAATGTCATGCGATCAACCCAGCTGTTAACTAGCTGGTTAGAGTTGCTGGCCCTAACACTGCTGCTTGTGCGTGTGCAGTGACCTGAATTCAGGTCAGATAGACGTTGATCGCCATTGAGACCCCCAACCCAGAGGTGCCCAATGGCGATCAACTACTGTTTACCTACCCTAGGGTAGATTATGGGCAGCTCAACTACTCTTGATTGCCATTGAGCACCTCTGGGTTAGGGGTCGGGCTCTGATCAGGGGTAGGGTTAAAGGTTAGGGCAGGGTTAAGGTTTGGTAAGGGGTAGGGTTATgtgttagggtaggattagggcaTGGGGTAGGGCTATGCCCCTGGGTTAGGGtatgggtagggttagggtggggttatGTGTTAGGGTAGGGGTTGGGTCCGGGTGGTTTTATgtgttaggatagggttagggtgtggggtaGGGTTGTGTGTTAGGGTAGGGGGTAGGTTCTGGGCAGCTCAAATGTTCCACATGTTTACACGTGTGAAACCAGTCTGAGAAGACCAAAATATGTTCTCAAATAAGAACAAGGAAAAATGGCTGATGTagaatagatagatggataaatcTGTTTATTTAATCTGAATCACAAACAACTTCAAAGTGTTTCATTTGGTGATTGTGCTTCTATTTCCTCCCCCGacttctttcttatttttctcaccACACGCCGGAGGTGGCGCTAATGCGCTGAATGGAAGAAATTGacgaacacaaagaaaaaagtccGGAAGTagacgaagaagaagagtcCGGAAGTagacgaagaagaagagtcCGGAAGTAGACGAGAAGAGGCGCTGCGGTTTGTTGACATGTTTTCGATCAGCTGACCGGCCGTCCCGTCCCTTCCCGTCCCGGTGAGCAGCCCAGCCGGTCAGCGGCACCGACCCGCAGCATGACGGTACCCGGTCAGCACCGCCGCTCGAGCCGCAGAAAGGACCCGCCCACCGTGGAGGTCGCGTCGGAACCGCTCGCGTGAACGGGTCGAGCTAACATCACAGCTAGCCCGGTTAGCCGCGGCTAACGAAGCTAAACCAGCAGATGAGAGGCGAAAGCATGGAGGGGGTTCTGTACAAATGGACCAACTACATGACGGGTGAGtcccctgtctgtctgcctgtctgcctgtctgtctgcctgtctgtctgcctgtctgtctgcctgtctgtctcgcGGTGACAGAATCAGGTGTGCTAACAATGCTACCAACACCTGGAGCTAACGCGATCATCTGATCCTGACTGTAGCTCCACTAGTTTAATCCAGGTTTATTATATCCTTATTTCTGTGCGGAATAAATCTGGAGTCAACAAACGTCATGACACGGATCTCCAGTTCTGACGTCAGCaggtgtttcctcctcctccaggctcGTGACAGTCAGGTGTTTTAATCAGGCGTGACtggaaatgacaataaaaaggtTAGAGGACAGAATGTTCACAACCGGAAGTAGGTGACTATCATGTGAGAACTGTGGCCTCTCAGGTTGCTCCTgggataagtgtgtgtgtgtgtgtgtgtgtgtgtgtgtgtgtgtgtgtgtgtgtgtgtgtgtgtgtgtgtgtgtgtgtgtgtgtgtgtgggcggtgAGTCATTGAGGTGGCGTCAAACGTCATAAAACCAGAAATAGCAGATATTATTTCCTCAGGGGACGTAAAACAAGCACACCATGAAAGTGCATCAAACTAGATGAACGTCtatgaatacatttaa
This is a stretch of genomic DNA from Antennarius striatus isolate MH-2024 chromosome 11, ASM4005453v1, whole genome shotgun sequence. It encodes these proteins:
- the pdxkb gene encoding pyridoxal (pyridoxine, vitamin B6) kinase b isoform X2, translating into MPGPVHPEPRRPGVRGQQERLVPATGYSHWKGQVLTADELHVLYEGIKLNNVHQYDYVLTGYTRDTSFLEMVVDIVQELKRANPNLVYVCDPVLGDHGSMYVPQNLYPVYKNKVVPVADIITPNQFEAELLTGKNISTEKDAVEVMDLLHAMGPDTVVITSSDLPPRLGDRFLVSLGSQRHVRPDGSRTTQRVRIEVPKVDAVFVGTGDLFAAMLLAWTHHYPNDLKTACEKTFSVMHHVIQRTISYAHELAGPGRRPSPPQLELRMVQSKADIEDPAIVTEATVIS
- the pdxkb gene encoding pyridoxal (pyridoxine, vitamin B6) kinase b isoform X1, which translates into the protein MECRVLSIQSHVVRGYVGNKSASFPLQVLGFEVDSINSVQFSNHTGYSHWKGQVLTADELHVLYEGIKLNNVHQYDYVLTGYTRDTSFLEMVVDIVQELKRANPNLVYVCDPVLGDHGSMYVPQNLYPVYKNKVVPVADIITPNQFEAELLTGKNISTEKDAVEVMDLLHAMGPDTVVITSSDLPPRLGDRFLVSLGSQRHVRPDGSRTTQRVRIEVPKVDAVFVGTGDLFAAMLLAWTHHYPNDLKTACEKTFSVMHHVIQRTISYAHELAGPGRRPSPPQLELRMVQSKADIEDPAIVTEATVIS